A region from the Kineothrix sp. IPX-CK genome encodes:
- a CDS encoding LacI family DNA-binding transcriptional regulator, with product MKISIRDISAMTGYSPATVSNALNHKKGVNKETAEEILRIARETGYISETSITKIKLVIFRKNGSIIDDTPFFSSLINGFEQECRRYHYEMVICNVDQRDSDYERQVLNLITESGSAAVVLATEMLEGDLEIFKKAVCPLLIMDHWDEHMEFNSVLINNSDAARMATEYLIEKGHKQIGYIRGSYRIKGFRSRFAGYQTALRKNKLEYQEKHTFTVTPNLQGAYQDMKGYLESAADLPTAFFADNDLMALGAMKALQEKGYRIPDDVSIVGFDDLPFSEISSPRLTTLRVPNTEMGKIAVRRIADLIEGRDEIVVKTQVCTKFIVRETVKDRNLNTK from the coding sequence GTGAAAATAAGTATTAGAGATATCAGTGCGATGACCGGATATTCGCCTGCTACGGTATCCAATGCCCTGAACCATAAAAAAGGTGTGAATAAAGAAACTGCGGAAGAGATACTTCGCATAGCAAGAGAGACCGGTTATATCAGCGAGACTTCCATTACCAAGATCAAATTGGTGATTTTTCGTAAGAACGGATCCATTATTGACGATACACCTTTCTTTTCTTCTCTGATAAACGGATTCGAGCAGGAATGCAGAAGGTACCATTATGAAATGGTAATATGCAATGTGGATCAGAGAGATTCGGATTATGAGAGACAAGTGTTGAATCTGATTACGGAAAGCGGAAGTGCGGCGGTGGTTTTAGCTACGGAGATGCTGGAAGGGGATCTGGAGATATTCAAAAAAGCGGTATGTCCGTTGCTCATTATGGATCACTGGGACGAGCATATGGAGTTTAATTCGGTGTTGATCAATAATTCCGATGCCGCAAGGATGGCAACCGAATATCTCATAGAGAAAGGGCATAAGCAAATTGGATATATCCGCGGCTCATATAGGATCAAAGGATTTCGTTCGAGGTTTGCAGGTTATCAGACTGCTCTTCGTAAAAATAAACTGGAATATCAGGAAAAGCATACGTTTACAGTAACGCCGAATTTACAAGGAGCCTATCAGGATATGAAAGGTTATCTGGAGTCGGCGGCGGATTTGCCGACGGCTTTTTTTGCGGATAATGATTTGATGGCGCTTGGGGCTATGAAAGCGTTGCAGGAAAAAGGATATCGGATTCCTGATGATGTTTCTATCGTTGGATTCGATGACTTGCCGTTCTCCGAAATATCTTCTCCGCGACTGACAACCTTGAGGGTGCCTAATACGGAAATGGGAAAAATAGCGGTCCGGAGAATTGCAGATTTGATAGAAGGAAGAGATGAGATTGTAGTAAAAACACAAGTTTGTACCAAATTCATAGTACGGGAGACGGTGAAAGACAGGAACCTGAACACAAAGTAA
- a CDS encoding GNAT family N-acetyltransferase — MMVKIPVDGFTENNKYICRNSSIYFSCILKNKADGIIWGNRKDSPDFLLVWSPYQEGFQLMGAPLPKEDWMGFRTWFDHTIIPFLKNQGLDYFEYGTDTKELADMFQQIFIDIHIFSANQKFFCWSGKSNELQPPAGYEIKKIDRPFLKKKYQNIKSILDELKRAYGDIESYFGHGIAYAAIYDNTVAARADMLFCDNGYGNISVNTEQDHRQKGLAAYLTNKTIEETCKLGLQPIWDCTDDNLASENTAKKCGFHMMREDVISWFMLNS; from the coding sequence ATGATGGTAAAAATACCCGTAGACGGATTCACCGAAAACAATAAATATATTTGCAGGAACAGCAGTATTTATTTTTCATGTATCCTTAAAAATAAAGCAGATGGTATCATATGGGGAAACCGAAAAGATTCGCCTGATTTCTTGCTTGTGTGGAGCCCATATCAAGAAGGTTTTCAATTAATGGGAGCACCGCTGCCGAAAGAAGATTGGATGGGATTTCGAACATGGTTCGACCATACGATAATTCCATTTCTTAAAAATCAAGGGCTGGATTACTTTGAGTATGGTACAGACACTAAAGAATTGGCAGACATGTTTCAGCAAATATTTATAGACATACATATTTTTTCGGCAAACCAAAAGTTCTTTTGCTGGTCCGGGAAGAGTAACGAACTACAACCGCCTGCAGGATATGAGATCAAAAAGATAGACAGACCTTTTTTAAAAAAGAAATATCAAAATATAAAATCTATTCTGGACGAGTTGAAAAGGGCGTATGGTGATATAGAATCATATTTTGGGCATGGGATTGCCTATGCCGCAATATATGACAATACGGTGGCAGCAAGAGCAGATATGCTCTTTTGCGACAATGGGTATGGCAACATTTCCGTGAATACGGAACAAGATCACCGCCAAAAAGGGCTGGCGGCATACTTGACGAACAAAACTATCGAGGAAACTTGCAAGCTTGGACTACAGCCTATTTGGGATTGTACGGATGACAACTTGGCTTCGGAGAATACTGCAAAAAAGTGCGGCTTTCATATGATGCGGGAGGATGTTATCTCTTGGTTTATGCTGAATAGTTGA
- a CDS encoding LacI family DNA-binding transcriptional regulator, whose protein sequence is MEKRNNVMRTTIRTISEATGFSPATVSNALNNKRGVNPATTETIMRVARELEYFEEPILKRILFVMYKTNGLITDDTPFFNLIMDGFQNECKRLGFEMVMQYLDRREEDFEKRVHELTKNSQATVVLVGAELMDEDFHFFENAKCTLLTLDYWNETMDCNGILINNEDAVIKAIHYLAEKGHEEIGYLRGAFRIKAFEAREAGYQRGMSLHRLTCDPANSITVSVTMDGAYQDMQAYLRTQPKLPTAFFADNDMIALGCMKAMLEAGIQIPEQVSIVGFDDLPFSEISTPRLTSLRVPKQAMGEMAVQRIVEMRKAEQAIKTKILVCPDFIERDSVKENRKRSDGL, encoded by the coding sequence ATGGAGAAAAGGAATAATGTGATGAGGACTACCATCCGTACAATAAGTGAGGCAACAGGTTTTTCTCCGGCAACTGTCTCAAATGCTCTCAATAATAAAAGGGGAGTGAATCCGGCTACTACGGAAACGATTATGAGAGTGGCGAGAGAACTGGAATATTTCGAAGAACCCATATTGAAGAGGATACTTTTCGTAATGTATAAGACGAACGGGCTGATAACGGATGATACTCCATTTTTCAACCTGATCATGGACGGCTTTCAAAATGAATGCAAAAGGCTTGGCTTTGAAATGGTCATGCAGTATTTGGATAGGCGGGAAGAGGATTTTGAAAAGAGGGTACATGAATTGACAAAAAACAGCCAGGCGACAGTAGTGCTTGTGGGAGCTGAGTTGATGGATGAGGATTTTCATTTTTTTGAAAATGCGAAGTGTACTCTTTTGACTTTGGACTATTGGAATGAGACGATGGACTGCAACGGAATCTTAATCAATAACGAAGATGCGGTAATAAAAGCCATCCATTATCTGGCGGAAAAGGGGCATGAAGAAATCGGTTATTTAAGAGGAGCTTTCCGAATAAAGGCCTTTGAGGCAAGGGAGGCAGGCTACCAAAGAGGAATGAGTCTTCATCGGCTGACCTGCGATCCGGCAAACAGTATTACCGTATCGGTGACGATGGATGGTGCCTATCAGGATATGCAGGCCTACCTTAGAACACAGCCGAAACTTCCCACTGCGTTTTTTGCAGATAACGACATGATTGCTCTGGGGTGTATGAAAGCGATGCTGGAGGCGGGAATACAGATTCCCGAACAAGTATCCATTGTAGGATTCGACGACCTGCCGTTTTCGGAGATCTCGACGCCAAGGCTGACCAGCCTTAGGGTGCCCAAGCAGGCTATGGGAGAAATGGCCGTACAGAGAATTGTGGAAATGAGAAAAGCAGAACAAGCCATAAAGACCAAAATCTTGGTTTGTCCTGATTTCATAGAAAGAGACAGTGTAAAAGAAAATAGGAAAAGGAGTGACGGATTATGA
- a CDS encoding L-fucose/L-arabinose isomerase family protein, with amino-acid sequence MKNIKLGFAPTRRSIFSAPDAIKYRGLTADRLNELGVSFVDITDINEEGLLYNDEDRCQIAEKFKKEKIDGLFLPHCNFGTEYECARLAKELNVPVLLWGPLDERPEPDGVRLRDTQCGLFATGKVLRRFQVPFTYMTNCRLSDPVFERGIKDFLAVCNVVKTFRNMRILQISTRPFDFWTTMCNEGELLEKFNIQLAPIPMPELTDEIRKVKAQGLEVAKVVAYCKEKMEIQIKENELENVAALKVAMSNLVQKYGCQAVGIQCWNQLQSEIGIMPCAANSLMNDEGIPVVCETDIHGAITSLLVEAAGMGETRSFFADWTIRHPDVENGELLQHCGPWPISIAREKPKLTYPLAFDHPGSITAEAKHGDVSLVRFDGDNGEYSLLLGNAKGIEGPKGMGTYLWVEVDNIKRLEAKIVEGPYIHHCVGIHKDVVPVLYEACKYMGIKPDLYDPVEEDIKAYLRGE; translated from the coding sequence ATGAAAAATATTAAATTGGGTTTCGCGCCTACCAGGAGAAGCATCTTCAGTGCGCCGGATGCGATCAAATATAGAGGGCTGACAGCGGACAGACTTAATGAGCTTGGAGTTTCCTTTGTAGACATTACGGACATTAATGAAGAAGGACTTCTTTATAATGATGAAGACAGGTGCCAAATAGCAGAAAAATTTAAGAAAGAGAAAATAGACGGACTCTTCCTGCCCCATTGCAATTTCGGCACGGAATATGAATGTGCGAGGCTTGCCAAGGAACTGAATGTGCCGGTGCTTCTATGGGGCCCGCTGGATGAAAGGCCGGAGCCGGACGGAGTGAGGCTTCGGGATACGCAGTGCGGTCTGTTTGCGACCGGCAAGGTACTTAGGAGATTTCAGGTTCCATTTACTTATATGACCAATTGCAGGCTGAGCGATCCTGTATTCGAAAGAGGAATCAAGGATTTTCTGGCAGTGTGTAACGTGGTAAAGACCTTTCGGAATATGCGCATCCTGCAAATCTCTACAAGGCCCTTTGACTTCTGGACGACCATGTGCAATGAGGGAGAGTTGCTTGAAAAATTCAACATTCAGCTGGCGCCGATTCCAATGCCGGAACTTACCGACGAAATAAGAAAAGTTAAGGCACAGGGTCTGGAGGTAGCGAAGGTGGTCGCTTACTGCAAAGAGAAAATGGAAATTCAGATAAAGGAAAACGAGTTGGAAAACGTTGCCGCCCTAAAAGTCGCGATGAGCAATCTCGTTCAGAAATACGGATGCCAGGCGGTGGGAATCCAGTGCTGGAATCAGTTACAGTCGGAAATCGGAATCATGCCCTGTGCGGCCAATTCTTTAATGAATGATGAGGGAATTCCGGTGGTGTGTGAAACGGATATTCACGGAGCTATCACCTCGCTTCTGGTGGAGGCGGCAGGCATGGGAGAGACGAGAAGTTTCTTTGCGGACTGGACGATAAGGCATCCTGACGTAGAAAACGGAGAGTTGCTACAGCACTGCGGACCGTGGCCTATATCCATAGCAAGGGAAAAACCGAAGCTTACTTATCCTCTGGCCTTTGACCATCCGGGAAGCATTACGGCAGAAGCGAAGCACGGGGACGTAAGCCTTGTGAGATTTGACGGAGATAACGGCGAATATTCGCTGCTCCTTGGAAATGCCAAGGGAATCGAGGGACCGAAGGGAATGGGAACTTACCTCTGGGTAGAAGTGGATAATATCAAGAGGCTGGAAGCGAAGATTGTGGAAGGTCCTTACATACACCACTGTGTAGGAATACATAAAGACGTTGTTCCGGTGTTATATGAAGCCTGCAAATATATGGGAATAAAGCCGGATCTGTATGATCCTGTCGAAGAAGATATAAAGGCATACCTGCGAGGAGAATGA
- a CDS encoding transketolase produces MENLKALSYDLRKDVVDIIIAGKGGHIGGDMSVLDILSELYFEQMNVSPENFEDPNRDRFVMSKGHSVEALYAVLSKKGFFPIEQVINEFSKFGSKFIGHPNNKLPGIEMNSGSLGHGLPVCVGMALAGKMDGQSYRVYTVMGDGELAEGSIWEGAMAANQYKLDNLCAVVDRNRLQISGNTEDVMAHDSLEVRWSAFGWHVITANGNDYKELRKAFEEARSTKGKPSVIIANTIKGFGSEVMENKANWHHKLPSAEEYKMIVNDLAIRKEEALHE; encoded by the coding sequence ATGGAAAATTTAAAGGCATTATCCTATGACCTGAGAAAGGACGTAGTCGATATAATCATCGCCGGAAAGGGCGGACATATCGGCGGAGACATGAGCGTATTAGATATCCTGTCAGAATTGTATTTTGAGCAGATGAATGTCAGCCCTGAAAATTTCGAAGATCCGAATAGAGACCGTTTTGTAATGAGCAAGGGACATTCCGTAGAGGCATTATATGCAGTTTTGTCAAAAAAGGGGTTTTTTCCGATAGAGCAAGTCATCAATGAATTTTCGAAATTCGGCTCGAAGTTTATCGGGCATCCCAATAATAAACTTCCCGGAATCGAAATGAATTCCGGTTCTCTGGGACATGGGCTTCCGGTATGCGTGGGCATGGCCCTGGCAGGAAAAATGGACGGACAAAGCTACCGTGTTTACACGGTAATGGGTGACGGGGAACTGGCGGAGGGCTCCATATGGGAAGGTGCAATGGCTGCAAATCAATATAAGCTGGATAATCTATGCGCGGTGGTGGACAGAAACCGCCTGCAGATTTCCGGAAATACGGAGGATGTCATGGCTCACGACAGCCTGGAAGTAAGATGGAGTGCATTCGGATGGCACGTAATAACGGCAAACGGAAATGATTATAAAGAGCTTAGGAAAGCATTTGAAGAAGCGAGAAGTACAAAAGGAAAGCCCAGCGTTATCATTGCCAATACCATAAAAGGCTTTGGCTCCGAGGTTATGGAAAATAAGGCGAATTGGCATCACAAGCTGCCGAGTGCAGAAGAATATAAGATGATAGTTAATGACTTAGCAATCAGAAAGGAGGAGGCTCTTCATGAATAA
- a CDS encoding transketolase family protein: protein MNKIPNRQAICEVLMEKAAKDKDIVVLCSDSRGSASLVPYAQEFPEQFVEVGIAEQNLVSIAAGLAKCGKKAFAVSPACFLSTRSYEQTKVDCAYSDTNVTLVGISGGVSYGALGMSHHSAQDIAAMSAIPNMRVYLPSDRFQTKHLIDSLLLDEKTAYIRVGRNPVEDVYEEENCPFEMNKATLLTEGSDAAIVACGEMVRPALDAAMLLKEQGIYVSVLDMYCVKPIDREAIIRAAKNAKVIISVEEHSPFGGLGSMVSQIVSEECPKKVINLALPDAPVITGTSKEVFDYYGLNAQGIAKTVKENLS from the coding sequence ATGAATAAAATACCAAATCGCCAGGCTATCTGCGAAGTATTAATGGAAAAAGCAGCGAAGGATAAGGATATCGTCGTATTGTGCAGCGATTCCAGAGGAAGCGCTTCGCTGGTACCATATGCACAGGAATTCCCGGAGCAGTTTGTAGAAGTGGGGATTGCGGAGCAGAACCTTGTCAGTATTGCGGCAGGACTTGCAAAGTGCGGAAAAAAGGCATTTGCAGTATCTCCGGCCTGTTTCTTATCCACAAGAAGTTATGAGCAGACGAAGGTTGACTGCGCATATTCCGATACTAATGTGACGCTGGTAGGCATCAGCGGAGGCGTGAGCTATGGTGCACTGGGAATGAGCCATCATTCGGCACAGGATATTGCAGCGATGTCCGCGATTCCCAATATGAGAGTCTATCTGCCCAGCGACAGGTTCCAGACAAAGCACTTAATAGATTCTCTGCTTTTAGACGAGAAAACTGCATACATCCGCGTGGGGAGAAATCCGGTGGAAGATGTCTATGAGGAAGAGAACTGCCCTTTTGAGATGAATAAAGCAACCCTTTTGACGGAAGGCTCAGATGCTGCTATTGTTGCCTGCGGAGAAATGGTGAGGCCGGCACTGGATGCGGCGATGCTCTTGAAGGAGCAAGGTATTTATGTATCGGTACTGGATATGTACTGCGTAAAACCAATCGATAGAGAAGCAATAATAAGAGCTGCCAAAAACGCAAAGGTAATAATCTCCGTAGAGGAGCATTCGCCGTTTGGCGGGTTGGGCTCTATGGTTAGCCAGATAGTTTCGGAGGAATGTCCGAAAAAGGTGATCAATCTGGCACTTCCGGATGCACCGGTAATTACGGGAACCTCGAAAGAGGTATTCGATTATTATGGACTGAATGCGCAGGGCATCGCTAAGACGGTGAAGGAGAATTTGTCATAA
- the glpK gene encoding glycerol kinase GlpK, translated as MAEYILGIDQSTQGTKALLFDQRGEILCRTDLSHKQMIDDKGWVEHDPKEIYANTVQAVENLVEKAGVEKGGIKAIGISNQRETALVWDRITGEPIYNAVVWQCARGAKICEEIEKDGHADMIRSRTGLKLSPYFSAAKISWILKNVPYAMEKAEKGELCCGTMDSWLVYRLTGGKVFKTDYSNASRTQLFNIRTLSWDEEICGLFGIPICALAEVTDSDGDYGAVDFDGFLKQKVSIRGVMGDSHGALFGQGCLSKGMIKATYGTGSSIMMNIGDTPIFSKSVVTSLAWGMSGKINYVLEGNINYTGAVISWLKDDLQMISDPGETGELSEKANKQDTTYIVPAFTGLSAPYWDSEARAVIWGMSRTTKRAEIVKAGLESIGYQITDVIQAMSRESGIPIEELRADGGPAHNIYLMQFQSDMAGIPVKVPSAEELSGIGAAYAAGIAAGIYKKEDIFHGMERRIFSPSMEKEEREKKYNGWKTAVSHVLTK; from the coding sequence ATGGCGGAATATATACTTGGGATCGATCAAAGCACCCAAGGCACCAAGGCCCTGTTGTTCGATCAAAGGGGAGAAATTCTTTGCAGAACGGACTTGTCCCATAAGCAGATGATAGATGATAAGGGCTGGGTAGAGCATGACCCGAAGGAAATATATGCCAACACAGTGCAGGCAGTAGAAAATCTGGTGGAAAAGGCGGGAGTGGAAAAGGGAGGAATTAAAGCTATCGGCATCAGCAACCAGAGAGAAACCGCACTTGTTTGGGATAGGATTACGGGAGAACCGATCTACAATGCTGTGGTGTGGCAGTGCGCAAGGGGCGCTAAGATTTGTGAGGAAATTGAGAAGGATGGGCATGCGGATATGATCCGCTCCCGTACCGGGCTTAAACTGTCTCCTTATTTTTCGGCGGCGAAAATCTCGTGGATACTTAAGAATGTCCCATATGCTATGGAAAAAGCAGAAAAAGGAGAGTTATGCTGCGGGACGATGGACAGCTGGCTGGTATACCGGCTTACCGGAGGGAAGGTTTTTAAGACGGATTATTCCAATGCATCCAGAACTCAGCTTTTTAACATACGGACGCTTTCGTGGGATGAAGAGATATGCGGCCTGTTTGGGATTCCAATCTGTGCTCTGGCGGAGGTCACCGATTCGGACGGAGATTATGGCGCTGTCGATTTTGATGGATTTTTAAAACAAAAGGTAAGTATCAGAGGTGTGATGGGAGATTCCCATGGAGCTTTATTCGGGCAAGGCTGTCTGAGCAAAGGAATGATAAAGGCTACTTATGGAACGGGATCTTCTATCATGATGAATATCGGGGATACTCCTATTTTCAGCAAAAGCGTTGTGACATCCCTGGCCTGGGGAATGAGCGGTAAAATAAATTATGTTCTGGAAGGGAATATTAACTATACGGGCGCAGTAATTTCATGGCTGAAGGATGACCTTCAAATGATAAGTGACCCTGGAGAGACGGGAGAGCTTTCTGAAAAAGCAAATAAACAGGATACGACCTATATTGTCCCCGCTTTTACGGGACTTAGCGCTCCGTACTGGGACAGCGAAGCGAGAGCAGTGATATGGGGAATGTCGAGGACTACGAAACGGGCAGAGATCGTAAAAGCGGGATTGGAAAGCATCGGATATCAGATTACCGATGTGATACAGGCAATGAGCCGGGAATCGGGCATACCAATCGAAGAGCTTCGTGCGGATGGGGGACCTGCCCATAATATATATTTGATGCAATTTCAAAGTGATATGGCGGGAATTCCTGTAAAAGTGCCGTCGGCAGAGGAACTGTCGGGCATAGGAGCCGCGTATGCGGCAGGCATCGCCGCAGGAATCTACAAAAAAGAAGATATATTTCATGGAATGGAGAGAAGGATTTTTTCACCCTCGATGGAAAAAGAGGAAAGGGAAAAAAAGTATAACGGCTGGAAAACTGCTGTTTCCCATGTGCTTACCAAATAA
- a CDS encoding D-ribose ABC transporter substrate-binding protein, whose amino-acid sequence MKKKMLGVLLSAAMAVTMLAGCGGSAATEAPAQAPAETEAPAQEQAPAEEQTETTEESAEATTEVLPGGGSNIIYIITPSHSNPFFKTEADTASAKATELGYEVKAASHDDDPTKQLELFDNAIADKAAAIICDNAGADATVEAVQKARDAGIPTFLIDREINQEGVAISQIVANNYQGAKAIAEAWVEAMGEEGKYAELLGKESDTNAGVRSAAFHEVIDQYDTLECVAVQTANWEQTQGYEKTETILQSNPEITGIICGNDTMAVGAAEACAAAGRSDIKIIGVDGSDEAAALIKEGKMTGTALQQCALIAEMAVEQADKYLKEGTTGLEEKQLVDCLAITADNVANLKTFVYSE is encoded by the coding sequence ATGAAGAAGAAAATGTTAGGAGTATTACTGAGTGCAGCAATGGCTGTAACCATGTTGGCAGGCTGCGGAGGATCAGCTGCAACAGAGGCGCCGGCGCAGGCACCGGCGGAAACTGAGGCACCGGCACAGGAACAGGCGCCGGCAGAAGAACAGACAGAAACTACCGAAGAGAGCGCAGAAGCGACCACAGAGGTTCTTCCAGGGGGAGGTTCCAATATTATTTATATTATCACGCCTTCACATTCCAATCCGTTCTTCAAGACGGAAGCGGATACGGCAAGCGCAAAAGCGACGGAATTAGGTTATGAAGTAAAGGCTGCATCACATGATGATGACCCTACAAAGCAGTTAGAGCTGTTCGATAATGCCATTGCGGATAAAGCGGCGGCAATTATCTGTGATAATGCAGGAGCGGATGCTACGGTAGAAGCAGTTCAGAAAGCGCGAGATGCGGGAATTCCTACTTTCTTGATCGATCGGGAAATTAATCAGGAAGGCGTTGCTATTTCCCAGATCGTTGCAAATAACTATCAGGGAGCAAAAGCGATTGCAGAAGCCTGGGTGGAAGCTATGGGCGAAGAAGGCAAATATGCTGAGTTGTTGGGCAAGGAATCCGATACCAATGCAGGTGTTCGATCGGCAGCTTTCCATGAAGTAATCGACCAGTATGATACCTTGGAGTGCGTAGCGGTTCAGACTGCAAACTGGGAGCAGACACAGGGATATGAAAAGACAGAGACTATCCTGCAGTCTAATCCGGAGATAACCGGTATTATCTGCGGCAACGACACGATGGCAGTAGGAGCGGCAGAGGCTTGCGCGGCAGCAGGCAGAAGCGATATCAAGATTATCGGCGTGGATGGTTCTGACGAAGCAGCGGCTTTAATTAAGGAAGGCAAGATGACGGGTACCGCCCTTCAGCAATGCGCTCTTATCGCGGAAATGGCAGTAGAGCAGGCTGATAAATACTTAAAAGAAGGAACTACGGGATTGGAAGAAAAACAATTGGTAGATTGCCTTGCAATTACGGCAGATAACGTTGCCAATTTAAAAACATTCGTATATTCCGAATAG
- a CDS encoding DUF2291 domain-containing protein, with the protein MKRRLISLAIVSVLVITTMTGCVKVVKNGEEGKYTGKVEFNAGESVSGLWESAQANIEENALDIVAMLTEANGDLKSLASKYAEGKTGSISYAVKGSGTVLEVNQEKKAGYMTVKLDGYDGPEIIKLQIGSIYKGSSTRDALDIIDFGDYTNQEEWAAISKELHSMIDSNVIQPANPAELTGKSIDFIGTFTENGNEELLITPIKLTVK; encoded by the coding sequence ATGAAAAGGAGATTAATATCCCTAGCTATCGTAAGTGTTCTGGTAATCACGACTATGACGGGGTGCGTAAAGGTCGTAAAAAACGGTGAAGAAGGAAAGTATACCGGTAAAGTCGAGTTCAATGCCGGTGAAAGCGTTTCCGGTTTGTGGGAAAGTGCGCAGGCGAATATTGAAGAAAATGCATTAGACATCGTTGCCATGCTGACCGAAGCGAACGGTGATTTGAAATCGCTTGCCTCCAAATATGCCGAGGGAAAAACAGGAAGCATCAGCTATGCGGTAAAAGGAAGCGGCACGGTATTAGAGGTAAATCAGGAGAAGAAGGCAGGATATATGACGGTTAAGCTGGACGGCTATGACGGACCGGAAATTATAAAGCTCCAGATAGGAAGCATTTACAAAGGCTCCTCTACGAGAGATGCTCTGGACATCATCGACTTCGGAGATTATACCAACCAGGAGGAATGGGCAGCGATTTCCAAGGAACTGCATTCCATGATCGACAGCAATGTAATTCAACCTGCGAATCCTGCAGAGCTTACCGGAAAATCCATAGACTTCATAGGTACTTTTACGGAAAATGGAAACGAAGAGTTGTTGATTACACCGATAAAACTAACCGTAAAATAA